The Desulfoscipio gibsoniae DSM 7213 genome contains a region encoding:
- a CDS encoding glycosyltransferase family 4 protein, protein MKITFVTHVYPYPQRGFNPGIERVIEELSLNLAAKGHNVRVITTFRNKGLLKNERYRSIDIYRIKDARDIMGRVGSIFAFDYLSINYLVNRYYKEILKDSDIIHAFTPFVGDISNVPLISHFHHEEKIRSIKEILFLPMLARMWKKTFKISNAVISVSEYSSQDLVKKGIPKEKIFIVPNGVDVKRFYPNDNALIKNKYNYANILLYVGPLIQRKGIEYLIKAMPGIISECGKTILLIVGEGNQEYLEKIAISLNVSDSVVFEGFVPEDKLSMYYNSCDIFVLPSLQEGFGMVMAEAMACGKPVIATNTSAIPEVLGDAGLTVPPRDSRALSEAVITLLKDKGKKHYFQEVALHRVAKLYTWDKVSAKVLQIYNNVL, encoded by the coding sequence ATGAAAATTACTTTTGTGACGCATGTATACCCATACCCTCAAAGAGGCTTTAATCCAGGAATTGAAAGAGTAATAGAAGAGTTAAGTCTTAACTTGGCTGCTAAAGGACATAATGTTCGGGTAATAACTACTTTTAGGAACAAGGGCCTTTTAAAAAATGAGAGGTATAGAAGCATTGATATATATAGAATAAAGGATGCTAGGGATATTATGGGTAGAGTTGGGAGTATTTTTGCATTTGATTACTTATCAATTAATTACCTTGTAAACAGGTATTACAAAGAAATACTTAAGGATTCAGATATCATTCATGCGTTTACTCCTTTTGTTGGAGACATTTCTAATGTACCATTGATATCGCATTTTCATCATGAAGAAAAAATAAGAAGTATAAAAGAAATATTATTTTTACCGATGCTTGCAAGAATGTGGAAAAAAACTTTTAAAATATCTAACGCAGTTATTAGTGTTTCAGAGTATTCATCTCAAGACCTGGTAAAAAAAGGAATACCAAAAGAAAAAATTTTTATTGTGCCAAACGGGGTTGATGTGAAGCGTTTTTATCCTAATGATAATGCGTTAATAAAAAATAAATATAATTATGCTAATATTCTATTGTATGTTGGCCCATTGATTCAACGTAAGGGAATAGAATATTTAATTAAGGCGATGCCGGGAATTATTTCTGAATGTGGAAAAACTATTTTGTTGATTGTGGGGGAAGGAAATCAGGAGTATCTTGAAAAAATAGCTATTTCTTTAAATGTATCTGATAGTGTAGTTTTTGAAGGTTTTGTTCCTGAAGATAAATTAAGTATGTATTATAATAGCTGTGATATATTTGTATTGCCCTCTCTCCAAGAGGGGTTTGGAATGGTAATGGCTGAGGCAATGGCTTGCGGAAAACCCGTTATTGCTACTAATACTTCAGCTATTCCGGAAGTATTAGGTGATGCAGGATTAACCGTTCCACCAAGAGATTCGCGAGCATTAAGCGAAGCTGTAATAACGTTATTAAAAGATAAAGGTAAAAAACATTATTTTCAGGAAGTAGCACTTCACCGTGTGGCAAAACTTTATACTTGGGATAAGGTATCTGCAAAAGTATTACAAATTTATAATAATGTATTATAA